Proteins encoded by one window of Fibrobacter sp.:
- a CDS encoding GxxExxY protein, with amino-acid sequence MINENYKYSALTEAIIGCAFEVHKILGNGFQEVIYQRALENEFALRNIKAIRELEMGVFYKGKSIGTRRVDFLVENVISVEIKAAVKLEDVHFAQAINYLEAYNLEIGMLFNFGSKSLEFKRLLNSKFIPNKLNH; translated from the coding sequence ATGATTAACGAAAACTACAAATACTCTGCTTTGACCGAAGCAATAATAGGGTGTGCCTTTGAAGTGCATAAAATATTGGGGAACGGTTTTCAGGAAGTAATCTACCAGAGAGCACTTGAAAATGAATTTGCTTTAAGGAATATTAAAGCAATAAGAGAATTAGAAATGGGTGTGTTTTATAAGGGAAAGTCAATCGGTACAAGGCGGGTTGATTTTCTGGTTGAAAATGTAATATCTGTGGAAATCAAGGCTGCAGTAAAACTCGAGGATGTCCACTTCGCACAAGCAATAAATTATCTGGAAGCGTATAATCTGGAGATTGGAATGCTGTTTAATTTCGGATCAAAAAGCCTGGAATTCAAGCGCTTGTTAAATTCAAAATTTATTCCCAATAAGCTAAATCATTAA